One window of the Pararge aegeria chromosome 22, ilParAegt1.1, whole genome shotgun sequence genome contains the following:
- the LOC120633759 gene encoding uncharacterized protein LOC120633759, giving the protein MRVARKCGFRASPRASCFFIGYLSLIASLVAIGFHVVIVFIVTSGFQCDVSKESLRAVQWKWLDPVVGLINLGNHGFYPFPLSFHYYNNIPIDYMPITENQPACYPGMLHLQIIDILYFLVNAVWLKFVLAFVGAVHKKDPEPIRMFLVMSTVKLAVQLLDLSFQSSFGNTVVLTSFKIADICIATLYLVLIKKYITYLRIEMARKDVDQPPSYIECLINGPSTKVDEKKDVFFIIEEKKTEPKEEQQQ; this is encoded by the exons ATGAGAGTCGCCAGAAAATGCGGCTTCAGGGCCAGCCCTCGTGCTAGCTGCTTCTTCATTGGATACTTGAGTCTg ATAGCCAGTCTCGTCGCCATCGGATTTCATGTGGTCATTGTTTTCATTGTCACCAGTGGCTTTCAATGCGACGTTAGCAAGGAGAGC CTCCGCGCCGTCCAATGGAAATGGTTGGATCCGGTTGTCGGGCTCATAAACCTTGGAAACCACGGTTTCTACCCTTTCCCACTGTCGTTTCACTACTACAATAACATTCCGATCGACTATATGCCAATAACGGAGAATCAGCCTGCATGTTACCCTGGGATGCTGCATTTACAAATAATCGACATACTGTATTTCTTGGTTAACGCCGTTTGGCTCAAGTTCGTCTTGGCTTTCGTAGGTGCAGTTCATAAG AAAGATCCAGAACCGATTCGTATGTTCCTTGTCATGTCTACAGTAAAGCTGGCAGTTCAGTTACTGGATTTGAGCTTCCAGTCGTCATTCGGAAACACCGTCGTCCTCACTTCTTTCAAAATTGCGGATATTT GCATTGCTACACTTTATCTGGTGCTGAtcaaaaaatacattacatatttaaGAATCGAAATGGCTAGAAAGGACGTCGACCAACCACCATCTTACATTGAATGTCTTATAAATGGACCATCCACTAAGGTTGATGAGAAGAAAGAtgtcttttttattatagaagAGAAGAAAACGGAGCCTAAAGAAGAACAGCAACAATGA